The DNA segment gtatataacaaattaaatagaaaatgaacCAAGAtagtcatagcaagatcttggtggtaaaataatattttatatgtttcaattTATATCAAACTGCGTGCCGTTACTTTTGGTTTCAAACACCCCGTTAAACAATATCATGTTGCAACAACGTTTTTGTAACGTTGCGTTGTAGCCATGTGACATTTTGCGTTTTGTCGCATAAACGTTTCAGTAACGTCCATGCAACCAGAAATGTCCTGATTCAATTACCTTACATATGCAACGTCACATTTTCAACATTCCTGAGACGTTTACAAAACTTGTATAAAACGTTAGAGAAACGTTACAGATGCACTTCCAGAAACGTTTTAGCAACGTCCAAGCAACCAGAAATGTCTCGATTCAATTACTTTACATATGTGACGTCACATTTCCAACGTTCTTAAGATGTTTATGAAACTTGTATACAACGTTAAGGAAACGTTACAAATGTATTTCCAGAAACGTTTCTGTAAAGTCACAAGAACCAGAAATGATCCGTTTAACTTACGTTTAATTTGCGACGTTTTGTAACgttaatttataacgtttttgtaatgttaatttaGGGATTATAAATGAACAAgtacacataatatttattcatctgAATTGAGATTTGTTGCAATATTAAACACAAATACACATATTGATAACGAATATTGACAGATAGAAATATGATCTTATTAAACGTCTCTCGCATGTTATATAAATTCAACAATGAcagattattaaattgttacattGCATATTACGTCAAACTATGTTTTGGTTTCCTCTTTTTTTGTTGGTCCTCTTTTAAATTTGTACGCCTAAAACTAATGTTTTAAATCGGCTATCGTCGTCAAACGTCATAacgaaatacaaaaaatatctcGCAGAAATTCAAAACAGTCGATTATCGATTCTGCTTGAACGTGACAAATAGGTACTTTGGAAAGAGATGGTTTTCAAGGTAAATCTACTCATGCTAAACGGATAATTACAAAGAAACAGCGCATCTATACATCATATAccaaaaagattttttgtaaaaaagaacgTTTGCTGAGAATTACAACACGGTGCAACATTTTTATGAacatgaatttgaaaaaaaaaaagtgatttggTATGACTTCCTCTTCACTTTGATATAAGCGGAAATTTCTTAATGTACATACatctgtgtgtgtatgtgtgtctatgtctgtgtgtatatgtgtattagGAATAGTACGCTTTtctttaaatagataaatacaATATTGATAGATAGAAATATAATCTTGTTAAACGTCTCTCgcataaattcaataataatgacagattattatgaaattgttaGATTGCATGTACAAAGTATGTTTTGGTTTCCTATTTTATTGTTTGTCCTCTTTTAAATTTGTACGCCTAAAACTAACGTTTTAAATCGGCTATCGTCGTCAAACATCATATCGAAATACAATAAAAGGATCTCGCTGAAATTTAAAACAGTCGATTATCGATTCTACTTGAACGTGACAAATAGATCCTTTGGAAAGAGATGGTTTTCAAGATAGATCTACTAATGCTAAACggataattacaaaaaaacagcGCATCTACACaccatatattaaaaattctccgTAAAAAAAGAACGTTTGCTGAGAATTGCAACACCgtgtaacaataaattatatttttatgaccgtaaatttgtaaaaacaagTAATTTGGTATGACTCACTCGTCACTTTAATATAAGCAAAGTATACGTagtatacgtatgtatgtatatgtatgtatattaagaGCAGTAcgcttttctttaaatactttctaatttttcaCGTTTTACACCGCTAGAACATGCACTTGGTAGTTTTCGAAATCCACCTTCTCTAAGTTGCCTTCGTCCATTTTCATTTTGAGTTCTCTCACTTTGGAACTGACGCCGCTCTTTCTATATATACCCTCGGTATAGAGACCATGCATCTCGATAATTGTGATCAATCGATCTACTACGAGTGGTACTTTGCCATCACCGCAGTCCAACTTGTATAAAGGTATACCAAATACTTTGCGTGAATTTGTTTGTCGCACTATATCGACACTTTCACAAAGCACTTTTTGTGGCATGTCAAAGTTTTTATTCCGGTTGTACTTTTGCCTAAAGAAAAAGATATCCAAATattatctcaaaataatttatttaaataaaataaaataaatacctgCTGTCTGTCATATCTTGTTTTAGCATACTTTAGCCATGCGGATACGTAGTTTTGCATCTGTTTGTCCGTTAAATTCGGAAAATGTTTTCGAGTAGCACCTACGCGTAAatgcaaagaaaaattattaactttatttatgtttaattacaattttgagctaaataatttatatattttttaaaatcttacattttattatcTCCATTATAATTAACATGTTTACTGCAAAGTTCCCTTTTTGCCCTTTCCACGAACATTTCATCCCTAATttgtttgtgaaaattttttccaatgaattttttatttggttttGGGGTGAATCCCCTcctagtaaataaaaatacgtttccTGAAAAATACAACAAACACAATTAAATAGTTTAtgcaaattacaatattaatatatttctaacaATCATAATTTGTAACAAGACCATTTAAGTATAATACACATATAATTACAGAAACGTCAGAAATACGGTCAAAGCTGGATCTGTACTAACCAGCTGTTTTCTTTTGTTTGTATTAATCCTCAATGAAGTATCATAttcttgcaatttttaaaattttttatacggtTTTGTTGGAATAGACAAGTTATTACAATTTGGGTCTGTAAACATGACTGgtgcgttttcttttttttgttccaaaAATGTCTTTTGTTCTTCCAATAACTTCCTAATTACTATTGTATTTTCCAAAATCTTGATGATATTCTGACTGtctgaattatattattattcattaagtaataattaaatcttgacgttttgtatataatacaattaaagacAAGATAGGCATATATGATCAGAATCTtggcattaaaataatattcatcatTTTATTCTTTCGTACTGTGTGCTGTCGTTACTTGCAGTTTGAAGCACACATCTCATAGTATTGATGATAAAATTGGgtggtcaattttatttattattaatgttaataataacataGCATCTTTTAAATTTCTCCCACTTTAGAAAatcacaaagaatattatttcagcgGCAAGATCCTGATTGTATATAGGCCTATTTTGttcttaattgtattatatattattatatacaaatgtttaaataacaaaatagtaataaatattaaaaatacctgATGGTAAatcttcaaataaaatgttgcgTACGAAATTTGGTGTAAACATGGTTTCCTGTGACGCATTCCCAATCCTATGATAGGATTCAAGATCCTCATTGTCATTTAAACAATCCAAATTGTTAGTTTCAATCTCGTTCGGACTTTGATTTTCTTTATCGTTATCGTGAAAgtctacataaataataaattaataactacatatattaatacACTCATGTATCTAaacaatagaattatataagatAGATCAAAGACGAGCCGTTTAtactttattcttaaatatttttaattaaatacatttattttattcttaacgtATGTCTTCGaccttttatataattctatttataactACACATACATTATGATATACTAACCATTATCATTTATTGTCTTGTCAGTTGGAGCAATGTTTGTATCATTCTTCGGAAATACATTTCCACGATCTATTGCggaatctaaaaaataaagtaagttataataaaataagttataatttcAGTAATGTCGACTCAATTATTCGAAGCTGTAGATCATGAATAGCTTGGGTCTCCACGTGCCATTAGAATCGAGCTTTACTAACATACCACATAGTGTTGGAAGTTTTGGAGGAGGTGTCATTCGTTGGCTTTCAGAATTGTCACTAAGCTCAGTGGTCATATAATCATCTAGGTTTTTTCTTTTtggtttcctttttttttgaacTTCTGGAACGGATATATCAGTATAGGTTtgagtttttttaattgcaaattccAAAGCAGACTTGTATGtatctgtaaattaaaattattctataacataagaaatatctttctaaactataaataatattaaagataataaatattaccaGTTTGAAgtaatatagttttaattttatatattttccaagAACTTTTTGCGGctgcacatttttttatagctttCCGAGGATTTTTGTCAGGCCATTTGCACGTTATTTCATTGTTGATAATTGTGATCCATATTGTTGGTATTACCTCGATAGCAGCTGATTCTTCTAAATTATCGAAAAATTCGACCACAGACCAAAGAACCTGaaacataatacattttatttgtaattacgATGAGTAAAAATACAAGATCCCAAGGAACACACAAAAGTCAGGAGAATATCAAAATGCATGACTTTATTTTGATTCTTAACATCAATAAAGTCAACTTTTCTAACCAAAATcatcattttctttatattaactttaatgTATTCCTTGTGTTAGTGTAGAATGTGAAAGTACTCTTACTTTactaagtattttattattgtgtatGGATTAATGGGATAATTAGAAAGGCATCTTGGTGCGGAAATTGTAAACATTTTGCTTCaatatcattaatattgatAGTATATGTAGCATCAGAAATATTTCGCATCAGTTGTACATGAAATAGCTTTGAAGAGCAAGGTGAATTAAAAAACGTTGTTGATACTGTGAACTTTCTTCCACTTACAAAAATTTCGAGTGTGTTTCTATTTTGGCAAATACTTTCTATGCATAATACAGACTTGTCCCTTATCATGAcacaattatctttatttcctATGCTAACTTCATATTTTCCAGTATCTACTTTCTTATAGTGTATGAAATGTCCTCTATCCGTAACTTGTGTTTTAAATTCTCGATATAAAATCGGATAAAGCTTTTCGTcttgtttctttatttcatcTTCTTCTTTCAGTCTATTACAAATTTGTTGTAGGGAATGTTTCGtcgtttgaattttttttttaatttcgtataaataattttcatatttgaagCAGCTGAATGTATCGAGGGGGCCATGCAGCAAGCAGTCTGCAGGTAAATGGATAAGGCCATGTACATTATGATTGACATCCCACCATAAAgtacagaatatttttcaataaaatagtgAAGGAGTTGTAATGCATAATCATTGTATACAGAGTACAATGCAGGGCTACATAAAATGCGAATAGCGCATGATAAAGTCATGAAATGTGTGTACATATTCTTGTTTctcatattttgtaaaacaatcgGTCCAATGTACAACAAAAATTGTCTAAGTTCAGTggctttaaaatattcaatgtcATCCAAGCTTCTTGGCAAGCCTTTAGGTAAAGTCTTTAGgtacataattctttaaaaacaatatCTGATCATTAATGACTTTCCTCTCATAGTCAGTCAAGCAAACGTTCTTTTTTCCTCGTATCCAAAACATTATCATTCGTTTCATCACACCGAGAAATACTAAATGCATGCCATCAAGGGGTACTTGCGAAACCAATCCGATGTTAATGTTTTCGAAAGGACTTGTACCTTTATGAAATTCGTCGTCTATTTTGGTTTTGAAAGTTTCATCTGTCCTTAATTCAGCATTGGTTTCTAGTAAAGCTACCCTGTTATTAATAAAGCTATCTTCTTGAGTGCACTTAGTACAGCTGTAAAATCCTGTATGACCTTTCGTACATAAAACAAACGATTTTGCAGGAGCATCGCAAAGTAGTTTACTGGCCTTTAGTTTTACAACTTTATTGTAtatgttaaaattgttttgtaaatgtttaaactctgtaataaaattatttaaatattgatttacatcAGCTGGTTTCTTGTACCCATGATAAATTCCAACTGCAAAAGGCTTTGATGCATTTTTACTCACTGAGTTTACATCTACAGATATAAGTAATTTGgccaaaattgattttttgaacTGTGCGAAATTGGTAATCCGtcaatgtttatattaataggTAACACTACTTctgtattttgatttataaaattttgcatgtaAATATTACTGATAATAAATTTACGTAATGTAGTCTCTATGCCAATGTGACAATATGATCCGGGAGGgacacttataattttatacgggCATGAATTTGGCGTTTTTAAAAGAGTACGCGAGTCTACAGGAAACTTTGGATATGGTATTCGTAAAATTTGCAACAAGTCGTTAATAGCTTGTTGACTTAATAAATGTCTGTATTTGAGAAACCATTGTTTCATAGAACCAAGTACAAAATCCTCAGTAGAAACTTCTTCAGATTCTCTAAATGtgtataaacaattaaagtCATCCACTTTTTCTGTATACACTGTGTTCACATTATGTTCTGCAATAACTGGAAATACTAATGAAGACTGATTTTCTGTCTGTACAAATTGGTTATTGCTTTGTTTTTGCACAGGTTTTAGTGCACTTGTCTGTTTTTTATGCAtagatattttatgtaaatgttcATTATCTTCTAAAACTTGGATTAGTTCTTTTCTAACAATTCGACGCATGTGTCTTTTGgtcataaacttttttattttgcccATTTTATATTGTgtcaatgtatatttatttattaaggtAGGGAAATTAGAAATGTTTGTTGGAAATCGGAGTTGTGATTAAAGGATAGGAATGACCtacaaaaaataacatgttACCGTAACCGtaatcttttttgtaaaaagcaATTCGTTAGAGTTATTCGTTactgatttaaaaaagtaacgcgttaccattacttttaataattttgtaccgTGTTTTCtggttttctcattttaattttccaaattatatctttttaaatcttcatCTATAACTTAccgtaattttatagaatttttaagatTTGCAAATCTTAAGAACCGTGAAATCACAGAACtggataaaaaaatctaatctttctttgtaagcaaaaataaaaatgtgaggaaacaaattatataaaacataaaaatgctgtgtataaaaaaacacgatttaagtatattatgtaaaaggagaaaatctaaaaaaatagaagaaaaatgtagaaaaattaattttttcttaatttctttaagtgacaattttttataagcaaataaaaatctgaaaaaattttaaatatattgtatatgagaCTATCTGagaatgtattaaatatgtgtatgataaaatataaaaaaatattatacaaagagAAAATCTAACTTATGAGAAGAAAAACTACtagtaaaactatatttttattgcattttatgagtGAGAAAATGATCAttgtatgattaaatataacatattatctttgattttaatattttgatttttttctgatattttctgatttttatttgcattcattaatttaaaattgtcaatgAAGTCACGCGATTTTAGCCAACAAATCGCAGCAAAGAGCTTCTGCGCATGCATTTCGATGGTACATGGTTCTTCATGCCGTAACGGTCATCCTGACTTGTCATTGTAACAGTGCAGTGTAGTTGAGTCAATTGAGTGTAGTGGTCATAGTCAGTGGTAGTGGTGTAATACTTTGCAAGTGCCATGttcttatatgtaatatttttacattgaattgGAGTATTTTGCATAATATCGGATCTCCCTGGATGAAAAAAACTTCaggtaattatttaaagtttgaGTCTTGAATTTGCTTTTATgtgtagtatatttattacttgatataagtataatatattttacatatcctaactttttttatttgcatttctatttcaataatttttaaacgctttcttctcaaaatagtttataagtactaattttttattattacaaaatttttacttattattatgattattattattattaataaactttattaaatttttgtaagagcaaatttattttttataacgatTAAATGATAAAGTGTAGAATACTTGTAGAATTATCAAACTTAATTTTCATactttgtaaatgttttaatttttatatattattcttttctttgtttctaggAAATTGTGGAATAATATTGCCAAACATTGGAAACAATACGAGAGCaagcatttcatattttattgttgacaaacctcgcatattttattttataagttctcTCAAAGAGGTGTATGAACGGTTAGTTTtatgaacatatataaaatatgttagatattgctaattgaaaaaactattatttaattacatttaaattaaaattgtagaatatacaatctctaattattataagcttaattctacaaaaatgtatgtatttttaacttcaaatatctttgtaactaaattttgaattagaatttcattaaagtaaaattcacttgaaaataatatcaaagtattaattgtatacatgttaatttttttttcaaccacATTGAGATTAATCATCAGCCATTCACTGCAGTGCttgaacagtaaaaaaattctagacacCATTTGCTGTGAATGGATGCagtggtcaattgcaacgtgatAAAACAAGACCCTcccatatattaacaaatttacaaaatactataTGAACTTCCAATTACTGCGCattatttttaagtactttttatgcttttaatacttttaatgctaatttattaaagattgtatataataatattaatttttaattgtaaatcagaaaaaaatgaataaaagtattgatatgtaatgcattaaaagtatgtgaaaaaaatgggcaatgattagaatttttgagtgcCGTATGCATGCATGCGAGCAATATGAGTCTCATTTGGAAAACGCATTTGAGGCTCATATCGCTGACACGCATGAGTACCGCACGTGTGCGACCAATATGAGTctcatatgatgacgcatctgtTGGATGCCGTGAGCTCACACCGTGCGGATAATCCGCACAGCATCCGCGCTCCGTGAACTCActatgcgcgcattttgttatctgggtaatCACATTTTACCTGTATAGAAGTATTCATTCAAAAGCTTTCTGTCCAATTAAGACTCTAATGCGTAATCAACGCgctatttattgaataaattgaaataacgaTGAAAGTAACGGCTgaattcgttaccgttactgtaaaaatgtaatgtaaaaatgtcattataaaccaaaaaagtaatgattattgccgtaaaaaagtaacgaaaatagTAATGGGTAatagtaacgcgttacttcccaattctattatattgtaataaacaaatgaagTGTCTTACATCAATCATATGTACATCTAAAGGTGAGCAGTATTTGAAATACGTctttaaacacattttgtatttaaatatatttttggaaagtattttgtatttcaatcgGTGTTGGGTAAAaaccagtttttttttaagaaaaaccaaaaaatcaagtttttttgGTTTAAACCATGCCAACCctgatttaaatacaattattaacatattttggTTACTCACACTtggctagatcttagtgctaatATTTGTTATGTCATTTTATATACCTTATAAAGTTCACGAaattgcgcgccgaattaattttcggtcttaaaacacaattataagataaacaaaaattagtaatatcacgttattaaattgaaaatcaactTAATAGtaaatgatgctaacaagcatctaaaaatatatataacccTTTCCCCCTTAATAAAAACTGCTAAAAAGCTGTTGTTTATCTTATTTGTCTTGTTCATCCTATAATTATGTTTCAAAACCAAAAATTTAATTCGGCGCGTagttttgtgaatttaaaaagatatataaaatcataataaatattatagattaaGATCTAATTATAACCGATGTAaagcattttatttattgtatttgtcACATATCAGTTaatgttttctatttaatttaatttatattgtagtaCTTACACTTCGTTGCAACAACGCTTGGATTTGATCATTTACAGCAAAAACAGTCTCcataatttaaaacaatctttGAATTGTATAGTCACTTTATCCAAAACATTCACAAACTctgtcaaaaagaaaaaaataaacaatattatataagttatttagAGTAGTGtctcttatacatttattttatcatatacaataacatggaaggtattaattaaaatattgtaaagataAAGTTCAagtttaaatcttaattttttaaaattttaagattttaaagttATTCTATGAGTTTTTCCcaaacctgattatgaaataaCTCCTCCAGTAGAAATCGGaagaagataataaatatatttacaattaatattgttttattttacaatttatataaaatgagacatttatcaatttgaaaaatttttcaacttgagataaatagataaaaagatatatgtatgaatataaatatatctataaatatgtATGGATATCTTACCTCAAGTACCTTTTtagctattaattttaaaaagtttcccTTATTATGGCATTTTATATACGAAGTCTACTATTATTTCCTTTAATTCGTAAATAAATTGCTAATGTTAACAATTTGTGTCTATTTTTATAAGCATCCCTTTGGTTATTTAAACAGTACTCAAtcaagattaatttatatactgTTAATCTAACTTGAAGTGGTAATATATCGACTTTGAATTCATTCAATATTTGGAGCAATTTAATAAGATCACACTcgtctttaatttttatgatatcatGTTCGATGAAATCGAAGTAAGTTCTGCAACAATTATTTCCATAattcagattaaattattatatacaattattatgtcAATAAGTTACTTACTTAGCTAAGCtagcctctctctttctttttctaagttaattataattaatatcataaacCAAACATCaatgatagaaaataataacaatcaATAATCACAAACGTTGGACATGTCGGTATAAAACgttgatttttatcaaaataatgattgtttaatagtttgttcaatattaatcaaatcacattataaaatcaaaaactgtatttttcgtTTGAAAGCGAGAAAATTTCTGTCACtcgtataaaatgttaaaagatttcCCATATACGACAAGACTCGTTATCATTTTGTCCTTCCTTCCAGGAGTTGAGAAGACTGTCCCTCCTGCGAGTTCAATAGAATAGTAACGCGGTTGAAGGTGTAACTCGAAAACCGCCAGCTTACAGAGCTATGTCGTACAGTT comes from the Solenopsis invicta isolate M01_SB chromosome 14, UNIL_Sinv_3.0, whole genome shotgun sequence genome and includes:
- the LOC105205038 gene encoding uncharacterized protein LOC105205038, whose translation is METVFAVNDQIQALLQRSVLWSVVEFFDNLEESAAIEVIPTIWITIINNEITCKWPDKNPRKAIKKCAAAKSSWKIYKIKTILLQTDTYKSALEFAIKKTQTYTDISVPEVQKKRKPKRKNLDDYMTTELSDNSESQRMTPPPKLPTLCDSAIDRGNVFPKNDTNIAPTDKTINDNDFHDNDKENQSPNEIETNNLDCLNDNEDLESYHRIGNASQETMFTPNFVRNILFEDLPSGNVFLFTRRGFTPKPNKKFIGKNFHKQIRDEMFVERAKRELCSKHVNYNGDNKMCYSKTFSEFNGQTDAKLRIRMAKAKVQPE